One genomic window of Salvelinus alpinus chromosome 17, SLU_Salpinus.1, whole genome shotgun sequence includes the following:
- the LOC139541962 gene encoding leucine zipper putative tumor suppressor 2 homolog has protein sequence MALVRALSIPAECHHTPSLSGTPRHRPSAPHTPPNLPSTSQEAMGSVSSLIAQRPGPAHLVRHYRPVDVVTEPGATRLHRTTLGATSCLASFDTSQDPLLSLTPPGNRKPLMVIGSSKDSGTNGNYSYLNQDYVGDWNDNNVVHGSPGTGIDTGEAKDRQLGNLNGNVEEPPPKLVPVSGKLEKNMEKTVIRPTAFKPVVPKSHNSMQFLSPRRDRASLSDCQNNLNLLSPGSQMDTMPPCSENRNSYSGGRHTGGGSQTCSMSDSGRNSLTSLPPYGSIPYILAPADYPPGSAHLEPTKTAHGHSNSDSGCSSSSKSTGSVSGRGQPLSDSGSSERSPAPVEGGYEGVVRDLEDKLRERDVELQQLRDNLDENEVAICQVYEEKQKRCELELEELRQSCATRMQTQSQKAQRAQQVLQLQVFQLQQEKKKLQEDFGQLLQEREKLEERCTSYEHEKIQLGSRLEETKWEVCQKSGEISLLKQQMKDVQGELAQRMGEIVSLRGQLRDSRGELTTSQSLLQEATTAGHTHTMELEVCQNELQRRKSEAQLLRQKVGRLEEEAARLRASATDQTSLQSPAHNGGGGRQCQAFPEGEEPRLLTYESNEDRAYESEALQSLRLQMNGLRAELVTERQRGEEQACSFEEEHRVWQEEKDKVIQYQKQLQQNYVGMYRRNRALERMLRKLSLELETRDELEEQDEGSGNEINFDEITATEI, from the exons ATGGCTCTGGTTCGGGCTCTGTCCATCCCTGCTGAGTGCCACCACACCCCCAGCCTCAGCGGAACCCCCCGCCACCGCccctctgccccccacacaccccccaacctcccctccacctcccagGAGGCTATGGGCTCCGTCAGCAGCCTTATCGCCCAGCGCCCCGGCCCGGCCCACCTGGTGCGTCACTACCGGCCCGTTGATGTTGTCACCGAGCCGGGCGCCACCAGGCTCCACAGAACCACGTTGGGCGCCACTTCCTGCCTGGCCTCCTTTGACACATCTCAGGATCCACTGCTCAGCCTCACTCCGCCTGGCAACAGGAAGCCTTTGATGGTGATTGGCTCCAGTAAGGACAGCGGGACCAATGGGAATTACTCGTATCTGAACCAGGACTATGTGGGAGACTGGAATGACAACAATGTGGTTCATGGAAGCCCTGGGACCGGGATTGACACAGGGGAGGCCAAGGATCGGCAGCTTGGGAACCTCAACGGGAACGTGGAAGAACCCCCTCCCAAACTGGTCCCCGTGTCAGGGAAGCTGGAGAAG AACATGGAGAAAACAGTGATCCGGCCCACTGCCTTCAAACCCGTCGTCCCCAAGAGTCACAACTCCATGCAGTTCCTTTCCCCTCGCCGCGACAGGGCCAGTCTATCAGACTGCCAGAACAACCTCAACCTGTTGTCACCTGGTAGCCAGATGGACACCATGCCGCCCTGCTCGGAGAATCGAAACTCCTACAGCGGCGGGCGCCACACGGGCGGGGGCAGCCAGACCTGCTCCATGTCTGACTCGGGACGGAATTCCCTGACGAGCCTGCCCCCCTATGGCAGCATCCCCTACATCCTGGCGCCCGCAGACTACCCGCCTGGCAGTGCCCACCTGGAGCCCACGAAGACCGCACACGGGCACTCCAACTCGGACAGTGGGTGCTCCTCGTCCAGTAAGAGCACAGGGTCGGTGAGCGGACGTGGCCAGCCCCTGTCGGACAGCGGGTCGAGCGAGCGCTCGCCAGCCCCTGTGGAGGGGGGGTACGAGGGGGTAGTGAGGGACCTGGAGGAtaagctgagggagagagacgtgGAGCTGCAGCAGCTCCGAGACAACCTGGACGAGAACGAAGTGGCTATATGCCAG GTTTATGAGGAGAAGCAGAAGCGCTGTGAGCTGGAGCTGGAGGAGTTGCGTCAGAGCTGTGCCACACGGATGCAGACCCAGTCCCAGAAGGCCCAGCGTGCCCAGCAGGTGCTCCAGCTGCAGGTCTTCCAGCTGCAACAGGAGAAGAAGAAGCTCCAGGAGGACTTCGGCCAGCTgctgcaggagagggagaagctgGAGGAGCGCTGTACCTCCTACGAGCACGAGAAGATTCAGTTAGGGTCCAGGCTGGAGGAGACCAAGTGGGAG GTGTGTCAGAAGTCTGGGGAGATCTCCCTGCTGAAGCAGCAGATGAAAGATGTCCAGGGGGAGCTGGCTCAGCGCATGGGGGAGATCGTCTCGCTGCGTGGACAGCTTCGGGACTCCCGTGGCGAGCTCACCACCAGCCAGAGCCTGCTGCAAGAGGCCACCACTGCCGGCCACACGCACACCATGGAACTGGAGGTATGCCAGAACGAGCTGCAGCGCCGCAAGAGTGAGGCCCAGCTCCTACGCCAGAAGGTGGGCCGACTGGAGGAGGAGGCGGCCCGCCTCCGTGCTTCCGCCACCGATCAGACAAGCCTCCAGAGCCCCGCCCACAATGGTGGTGGAGGCAGGCAGTGCCAGGCCTTCCCAGAGGGGGAGGAGCCACGCTTGTTGACCTATGAGAGCAACGAGGACAGGGCCTATGAGAGCGAGGCCCTCCAGAGCCTCCGGCTGCAGATGAACGGTCTGAGGGCGGAGTTAGTCACAGAACGCCAGCGGGGAGAGGAGCAGGCGTGTAGCTTTGAGGAGGAGCACAGGGTCTGGCAGGAGGAAAAGGACAAGGTGATCCAGTATCAGAAGCAGCTGCAGCAGAACTACGTGGGGATGTACCGGAGGAACCGGGCGCTGGAGCGCATGCTGCGCAAGCTCAGTCTAGAACTGGAGACCCGGGACGAGCTGGAGGAGCAGGATGAAGGCAGCGGCAACGAGATCAACTTTGATGAGATCACCGCTACTGAGATCTGA